A stretch of the Agromyces larvae genome encodes the following:
- a CDS encoding ABC transporter permease, translating into MVVIQTDARVATRPNRLVAELRRTPPGAVVAGVFLFLIVIAAIWPSLLQTHDPFAVDATGNFAAPGLSHLFGTDQNGRDVYSRVVEGTAQSLLVGIGATVVGLVLGAALGVTAGLARGRTDRVIARVLEVLFAFPSLLLALLFIVIAGSGVVTLVFAVGIGTAPGYARILRVQTISVTGSAYVEANVILGRSPAHILRRTILPNVARPLLALATLGVGQAIVWASALSFLGLGAEPPAAEWGTMLADGRNYVQLAWWIAVFPGLAITASALATTVVGRHIQRRIEGKA; encoded by the coding sequence GTGGTCGTCATCCAAACCGATGCTCGAGTCGCGACGAGACCGAATCGACTCGTCGCGGAACTCCGTCGGACCCCGCCCGGCGCGGTGGTCGCTGGTGTCTTCCTGTTTCTGATCGTCATCGCCGCCATCTGGCCCAGCCTGCTGCAAACGCACGATCCCTTCGCAGTCGACGCCACCGGTAACTTCGCCGCGCCCGGTCTGAGCCACCTCTTCGGCACCGACCAGAACGGTCGCGACGTGTATTCGCGGGTGGTGGAGGGCACGGCGCAATCGTTGCTCGTCGGAATCGGCGCGACCGTCGTCGGCCTCGTGCTCGGCGCCGCGCTCGGGGTGACGGCGGGCCTGGCCCGAGGACGCACAGACCGGGTCATCGCGCGCGTGCTCGAGGTGCTCTTCGCGTTCCCGAGCCTCTTGCTCGCGTTGCTGTTCATCGTCATCGCAGGCTCGGGCGTCGTCACGCTCGTCTTCGCGGTCGGCATCGGCACGGCGCCCGGGTACGCACGCATCCTGCGGGTGCAAACGATCTCGGTGACGGGCTCGGCCTACGTCGAGGCGAACGTGATCCTCGGCCGGAGTCCGGCGCACATCCTTCGCCGAACCATCCTCCCGAACGTCGCCCGACCGCTCCTCGCGCTCGCGACGTTGGGCGTCGGACAGGCGATCGTCTGGGCGTCAGCGCTCAGCTTCCTCGGGCTCGGCGCCGAACCGCCTGCGGCCGAATGGGGCACGATGCTCGCCGACGGCCGTAACTACGTGCAGCTCGCCTGGTGGATCGCGGTGTTCCCCGGGCTCGCGATCACCGCGAGCGCGCTCGCGACCACTGTCGTCGGGCGTCATATCCAACGACGGATCGAAGGGAAGGCCTGA
- a CDS encoding ABC transporter permease yields the protein MSTLQQLDAPRAGAVAEHPAVGTSGRWLRRVLVHVFGSVVVVLAVVTITFFALKLVPGDPALIILGASGAAPSEETVAATRAQYGLDQPVFIQFANYMIGLVRGDLGVSYIYKSPVAPLLFPQVWPTLQLTIVSIVLAWALSLALSLLTVRRGRFADAFGRGVEVLFAAIPPFWIALTLLVVFAFTLGWFPVAGSEDPRSIVLPALALAIPLAGFLAQVTRESFDDALSQPYALSARARGASDLRVRIVHALRHALLPGLTLSGWAIGSLISGAVVAEVIFARQGLGRSLVDAIVKRDAPIVLAVVLLIAVVYIVVNLIVDLLYRVVDPRIAQRED from the coding sequence ATGTCAACGCTGCAACAACTGGATGCTCCGCGAGCCGGCGCGGTCGCGGAGCATCCAGCGGTCGGAACGTCCGGACGTTGGTTGCGTCGTGTGCTCGTACACGTGTTCGGCTCAGTCGTCGTGGTCCTCGCCGTTGTCACGATCACCTTCTTCGCGTTGAAGCTCGTGCCGGGTGACCCGGCACTGATCATTCTGGGGGCGTCGGGTGCTGCACCGAGCGAGGAGACCGTCGCGGCGACTCGCGCGCAGTACGGTCTCGACCAGCCGGTGTTCATCCAGTTCGCCAACTACATGATCGGCCTCGTCCGCGGTGACCTCGGGGTCTCGTACATCTATAAGTCGCCCGTCGCGCCGCTCTTGTTCCCGCAGGTTTGGCCGACGCTGCAACTCACGATCGTCTCGATCGTTCTCGCGTGGGCGCTCTCCCTCGCGCTGAGCTTGCTCACAGTGCGCAGAGGGCGGTTTGCCGATGCCTTCGGACGGGGAGTTGAAGTGCTGTTCGCCGCGATCCCGCCTTTCTGGATCGCTCTTACCCTCCTCGTGGTCTTCGCGTTCACCCTCGGATGGTTCCCGGTTGCAGGAAGCGAGGACCCGCGATCGATCGTCCTCCCCGCGCTCGCGCTGGCGATCCCGCTGGCGGGCTTCCTGGCACAGGTGACGAGGGAGTCGTTCGACGACGCGCTTTCCCAGCCGTACGCGTTGAGTGCGCGTGCCCGCGGAGCGAGCGACCTGCGGGTGCGCATCGTCCACGCGCTGCGCCACGCGCTTCTGCCGGGGCTCACTCTCTCGGGATGGGCGATCGGCTCGCTTATCAGCGGTGCGGTCGTCGCCGAGGTGATCTTCGCCAGGCAGGGGCTCGGAAGGAGCCTCGTCGACGCGATCGTCAAACGAGATGCACCGATCGTGCTCGCAGTGGTGCTGCTGATCGCGGTCGTCTACATCGTCGTGAACCTCATAGTGGACCTGCTCTACCGAGTGGTCGACCCTCGCATCGCACAACGGGAGGACTGA
- a CDS encoding ABC transporter substrate-binding protein, producing MLALLGAGAVATLALAGCAGGTESAAPSDGGTLVYATGKDISCLDPHVGGDMPQASIAAQYLDSLVSQDAKGDIHEWLATDWTVSDDGLTWTFTIRDDVKFTDGTPVDAAAIKANLDHMVDPATQSGTAGGYLKPYVSSEAVDATTLVVTLNRPYAAFLEVLAQPFLGIQSPTALARSLDENCTSPVGSGPFKIVAYTPQQEVVLERNEDYNSAPPFAEHTGAASIAKIVWRIIPENATRYGALRTGEVDAIDFLPPENFAEAEADDRIALNLNDRPGNPTSLALNVQRAPFDDLDVRKAFLLSANTKQSVESIFLGTATYSGGPLSHVTGFYSSDFEDAFAYDLDQANDLLDKAGWSTRDGDGYRTKEGKRLTVSLPLTPAENPAALVELLTQIQANVKDAGFDLEIDNVDSATGFERNSTFDYDLRSQYWNTNTADVLRIVFSTEYLESAGWIPNGSGYSNPELDQILNDALATTDRDAREQLYYEAQRIISGDALQLTLYSQSTQLASRADKVDNVIVEPSLSLPYLYDAAVTSD from the coding sequence ATGCTCGCACTGCTCGGCGCAGGCGCCGTCGCGACCCTCGCGCTGGCCGGCTGCGCTGGCGGCACGGAGAGCGCAGCTCCCAGCGATGGTGGGACGCTTGTCTATGCGACCGGCAAGGACATCAGCTGCCTCGACCCGCACGTCGGTGGAGACATGCCGCAGGCCTCGATCGCCGCCCAGTACCTCGATTCGCTCGTTTCGCAGGATGCGAAGGGCGACATCCACGAGTGGCTCGCGACCGACTGGACAGTCTCGGATGACGGCCTCACATGGACGTTCACGATCCGCGACGATGTGAAGTTCACCGACGGGACTCCGGTCGATGCCGCTGCCATCAAGGCGAACCTCGACCACATGGTGGACCCCGCGACACAGTCGGGCACGGCAGGCGGATACTTGAAGCCTTACGTCTCGAGTGAGGCGGTCGATGCAACGACCCTCGTGGTGACGCTCAACCGGCCGTATGCGGCTTTCCTCGAAGTGCTCGCGCAGCCGTTCCTCGGGATCCAGTCGCCCACCGCGCTCGCGCGGAGCCTCGACGAGAACTGCACTTCTCCGGTCGGCAGCGGCCCGTTCAAGATCGTCGCGTACACGCCGCAGCAAGAGGTCGTGCTCGAGCGGAACGAGGATTACAACAGCGCGCCTCCGTTCGCCGAGCACACCGGAGCGGCCTCGATCGCGAAGATCGTCTGGCGCATTATCCCCGAGAATGCGACGCGATACGGGGCGCTCCGGACCGGAGAGGTCGACGCCATCGACTTCCTGCCGCCCGAGAACTTCGCAGAGGCGGAAGCCGACGACCGGATTGCACTCAACCTCAACGATCGCCCGGGCAACCCGACTTCGCTCGCCCTCAACGTGCAGCGCGCACCCTTCGACGACCTCGACGTGCGCAAGGCCTTCCTGCTATCCGCGAACACGAAGCAGAGCGTCGAGAGCATCTTCCTCGGGACGGCAACCTACTCGGGCGGACCGCTCAGCCACGTCACTGGGTTCTACTCATCGGACTTCGAGGATGCGTTCGCATATGACCTGGATCAGGCGAACGATCTGCTGGACAAGGCCGGATGGTCGACCCGCGACGGGGACGGCTATCGGACGAAGGAAGGCAAGCGCCTCACGGTTTCGCTGCCCCTGACACCGGCTGAGAACCCGGCCGCGCTCGTCGAGTTGCTCACGCAGATCCAGGCGAACGTGAAGGACGCTGGGTTTGACCTCGAGATCGACAATGTGGACAGCGCGACCGGATTCGAACGGAACAGCACCTTCGATTACGACCTGCGCAGCCAGTACTGGAACACGAACACCGCGGACGTCCTCCGTATCGTGTTCTCGACGGAGTACCTTGAGTCGGCCGGATGGATCCCCAATGGATCGGGGTACAGCAACCCCGAACTCGACCAGATCCTGAACGACGCGCTCGCGACCACTGACCGCGATGCGCGCGAGCAGCTCTACTACGAGGCGCAGCGCATCATCAGCGGTGACGCTCTGCAGCTGACGCTGTACTCGCAGAGTACGCAGCTCGCGAGCCGTGCCGACAAGGTCGATAACGTCATCGTCGAGCCCTCGCTGTCGCTTCCGTACCTGTACGACGCCGCAGTGACGAGCGACTGA